Proteins co-encoded in one Oncorhynchus kisutch isolate 150728-3 linkage group LG1, Okis_V2, whole genome shotgun sequence genomic window:
- the LOC109909493 gene encoding neuropathy target esterase isoform X4, whose protein sequence is MGQSTSEQEGQEHADAPLEEGFNNIKAFVEEELQTSMMMGMVIGAGIAIILIAILIFFMLRRIQLRNLQAQEAPKYRFRKRDKVMFYGRKIMRKVSQSTSSLVGTASSSRPRLKKKQKMLNIAKKILRFKKEVPTLVAKEPPPSVLEADLTEFDVANSHLPSEVLYMLKNVRVLGHFEKPLFLELCKHMVFLQFQQGEYVFRPGQPDSSIYVVQDGKLELCLTGMDGKDGVVKEVYPGDSVHSLLSILDVITGHQKPYRTVSARAAEVSTVLRLPVEAFLSIFEKYPESLVRVVQIIMVRLQRVTVLALHNYLGLTNELFSHEMQLLRLLPLSPHPVPRTSPQRHGKRFGSLTVPAEDREAAVKDASDPGKDGATVPPTLSRTISMPVDIAGMQKNLRSDFDMAYERGRISVSAEDGNTPPTYTRDQRERRVTVDEVPSGVYLYPEEEGGPDNQFSPGPGPVPGRPSPALFEEALKELLKLMRIEDPALLNGRVTLHHAKAGTVLARQGDQDVSLHFILSGCLHVYQRMIDKQDAVCLFVTQPGEMVGQLAVLTGEPLIFTIKANRDCTFLKISKSDFYEIMREQPSVVLSAAHTVAIRMSPFVRQMDFAIDWMAVEAGRALYRQEDQSDCTYIVLNGRLRSVIRKANGKKELVGEYGRGDLIGVVEALTRQPRATTVHAVRDTELVKLPEGTLNNIKRRYPQVVTRLIHLLGQKILGNLQQARGPFSGSALGRSSVASSPDVTNPASNLSTVAVLPICDEVPINAFNLELSHALSAIGPALLLTSDIIRERLGASALDSIHEYRLSGWLAQQEDINRIVLYQTDSSMTPWTQRCIRQADCILIVGLGEQEPALGQLEQMLENTAVRALKQLVLLHKEDGSGPSRTVEWLNMRSWCSGHLHLRCPRRVFSRRSPSKLDEDSCKESSDDVREVYEKVFEKTADRHSDFSRLARVLTGNSIAVVLGGGGARGCSHVGVIKAMEEAGIPIDIVGGTSIGSFIGALYAEERSAVRTKQRAREWSKAMNSVFKTILDLTYPITSMFTGAAFNTSISKVFQDKQAEDLWLPYFNVTTDITASAMRVHQDGSLWRYVRASASYTPYLPPLCDPKDGHLLVDGCYVNNVPADIARNMGAKTVIAIDVGSQDETDLCNYGDSLSGWWLLWKRINPWAEKVKVPDMAEIQSRLAYVSCVRQLEVVKKSAYCEYIRPPIDRFKTMDFGKFDEIYDVGYQHGKLLFTGWARGDIIDNMLKDHRSADYNDSKTKTDSYTCPGSDFTDLAEIVSRIEPVQTYVDPDAAEAGDESDCLTEYEEDGMDTVREEEEEEEEEEEEEGEQELDDLSPGEWGQNGVFQADEKSVRQRRKTEGEANTYSELSDC, encoded by the exons ATGGGACAGAGCACCTCGGAACAAGAGGGCCAAGAACATGCAGATGCCCCTCtggaa GAAGGGTTTAATAACATCAAGGCGTTTGTGGAGGAAGAGCTACAGACGAGCATG atgatGGGGATGGTGATTGGTGCGGGCATCGCCATAATCCTCATCGCCATCCTCATCTTCTTCATGCTGCGGAGGATCCAGCTCAGAA ACCTGCAAGCCCAGGAGGCCCCCAAGTATCGATTCCGCAAGAGGGACAAGGTCATGTTCTATGGGCGAAAGATCATGCGCAAG GTGTCCCAGTCCACCTCTTCCCTGGTGGGCACAGCCTCCTCCTCGCGCCCACGACTCAAAAAGAAGCAGAAAATGCTCAACATTGCCAAAAA gatTCTGCGTTTTAAGAAGGAGGTGCCCACCCTGGTAGCTAAGGAGCCCCCTCCCTCAGTGCTGGAGGCGGACCTTACAGAGTTTGACGTGGCCAACTCCCACCTGCCCTCCGAGGTGCTCTACATGCTCAAGAACGTCCG TGTGCTGGGCCACTTTGAGAAGCCTCTGTTCCTGGAGCTGTGTAAACACATGGTGTTCCTGCAGTTTCAACAGGGAGAGTACGTCTTCAGACCGGGCCAGCCTGACAGCAGCATCTACGTGGTGCAGGACGGAAAACTAGAACTGTGCCTTACTGGAATG GATGGCAAGGACGGTGTGGTGAAGGAGGTGTACCCCGGAGACAGTGTCCACAGCCTCCTCAGCATCCTGGACGTCATCACC GGACACCAGAAGCCGTACAGGACGGTGTCGGCGCGGGCGGCTGAGGTGTCCACCGTACTGCGTCTACCTGTCGAGGCCTTCCTCTCCATCTTCGAGAAGTACCCTGAGAGCCTGGTGCGGGTTGTCCAG ATCATCATGGTTCGTCTCCAAAGAGTAACAGTTCTGGCGCTGCACAACTACCTAGGGCTCACCAACGAGCTCTTTAGCCAC GAGATGCAGCTCCTGCGCCTGCTGCCCCTGTCCCCCCACCCTGTGCCCCGCACCAGCCCCCAGCGCCACGGCAAGCGTTTCGGGAGCCTGACCGTGCCCGCGGAGGACCGCGAGGCCGCCGTGAAGGACGCATCAGATCCTGGGAAGGATGGAGCCACAGTCCCACCAACCCTCAGCAGGACCATCTCCATGCCTGTAGACATCGCCG GCATGCAGAAGAATCTGCGGTCGGATTTCGACATGGCCTACGAGAGAGGACGGATCTCAGTTTCCGCTGAGGACGGCAACACGCCACCCACCTATACACGG GATCAGCGGGAGAGGAGGGTGACCGTAGACGAGGTGCCGTCGGGGGTTTACCTGTACCCCGAGGAGGAGGGGGGTCCGGACAATCAGTTCTCACCAGGACCAGGGCCCGTCCCCGGTCGCCCCAGCCCTGCCCTGTTCGAGGAGGCCCTGAAGGAGCTCCTCAAACTCATGAGGATAGAG GACCCCGCTCTGCTGAATGGGAGAGTGACTCTGCACCATGCCAAGGCAGGAACCGTGCTGGCTAGACAAGGAGACCAG gaTGTGAGTCTCCACTTTATCCTGTCCGGCTGTCTCCACGTGTACCAGCGGATGATCGACAAGCAGGATGCGGTGTGTCTGTTTGTCACCCAGCCGGGTGAGATGGTGGGCCAGCTGGCTGTGTTGACTGGAGAACCCCTCATCTTCACCATCAAGGCCAACAGAGACTGCACCTTCCTCAAGATCTCCAAGTCTGACTTCTATGA GATCATGAGGGAACAGCCCAGTGTGGTTCTGAGTGCAGCCCACACCGTAGCCATCCGCATGTCCCCCTTCGTCAGACAGATGGACTTCGCCATAGACTGGATGGCTGTGGAGGCCGGCAGAGCCCTCTATAG GCAGGAAGACCAGTCGGACTGCACCTACATAGTTCTGAACGGACGTCTACGTTCTGTTATACGTAAAGCTAACGGGAAGAAGGAGCTGGTAGGAGAGTACGGTCGAGGAGACCTCATAGGAGTG GTTGAGGCTCTGACCCGACAGCCCAGAGCCACCACGGTCCACGCggtcagagacacagagctgGTCAAGCTACCAGAGGGAACGCTCAACAACATCAAGAGGAGGTACCCACAGGTGGTCACCAGGTTGATCCACCTGCTGGGACAGAAGATCCTGGGGAACCTGCAACAGGCCCGCGGACCattctcag gttctGCCCTCGGCCGGTCCAGCGTAGCGTCCAGCCCTGACGTCACCAACCCGGCCAGTAACCTGTCCACTGTGGCCGTACTGCCCATCTGTGACGAGGTGCCAATCAACGCCTTCAACCTGGAGCTCAGCCACGCCCTCAGCGCCATAG GACCTGCCCTGCTGCTGACCAGTGACATCATCAGAGAGCGACTGGGGGCCTCCGCTCTGGATAG TATCCACGAGTAccgtctgtctggctggctggcccaGCAGGAGGACATCAACAGGATAGTCCtgtaccagacagacagcagtatGACTCCCTGGACCCAGCGCTGCATCAGACAGGCTGACTGCATCCTCATCGTGGGCCTGGGGGAACAGGAACCTGCGCTGGGACAG TTAGAGCAGATGTTGGAGAACACTGCGGTGAGGGCCCTGAAACAGCTGGTGCTGCTCCATAAAGAGGACGGCTCGGGGCCCTCCAGGACCGTAGAGTGGCTCAACATGAGGAGCTGGTGCTCCGGACACCTCCACCTCCGCTGCCCCCGCCGGGTCTTCTCACGACGCAGCCCCTCAAAACTG GATGAGGACAGTTGTAAAGAGAGCTCTGACGATGTG agggaggtgtatgAGAAGGTGTTTGAGAAGACAGCGGACAGACACAGTGATTTCTCTCGGCTGGCCCGGGTACTGACTGGGAACAGCATCGCTGTGGtgctaggaggaggaggagccag AGGCTGCTCCCATGTGGGAGTGATCAAGGCCATGGAGGAGGCAGGGATTCCCATCGACATCGTGGGCGGGACGTCCATCGGGTCGTTCATCGGGGCGCTGTACGCCGAGGAGAGGAGTGCGGTGCGCACCAAGCAGAGAGCCCGCGAGTGGTCCAAG gcGATGAACTCCGTATTCAAAACCATCCTTGACCTGACCTATCCCATCACCTCAATGTTCACTGGTGCCGCCTTCAACACCAGCATCTCCAAAGTGTTCCAGGACAAGCAGGCTGAG GACCTGTGGTTGCCCTACTTCAACGTGACTACTGACATCACGGCGTCCGCCATGCGTGTGCACCAAGACG GCTCGCTGTGGCGCTATGTTAGAGCGAGTGCCTCCTACACCCCCTATTTACCTCCCCTCTGCGACCCCAAGGATGGCCACCTGCTTGTGGATGGTTGCTATGTTAACAATGTCCCAG CGGACATCGCGAGGAACATGGGCGCCAAGACTGTCATCGCCATCGACGTAGGTAGCCAGGACGAGACGGACCTCTGTAACTACGGCGACAGCCTGTCGGGCTGGTGGTTGCTGTGGAAACGAATCAACCCCTGGGCAGAGAAAGTGAAG GTTCCAGACATGGCAGAGATCCAGTCCAGGCTGGCCTATGTGTCGTGTGTACGTCAGCTGGAAGTGGTTAAGAAGAGTGCCTACTGTGAGTACATCAGACCACCCATCGACCGCTTCAAGACAATGGACTTCGGCAAGTTTGACGAGATCTAC gATGTGGGCTACCAGCACGGCAAGCTGCTCTTTACCGGATGGGCCCGTGGTGACATCATCGACAACATGCTCAAGGACCACCGCTCGGCAGACTACAATGACAGCAAGACCAAGACGGAC TCCTATACGTGTCCAGGGTCAGACTTCACTGACCTGGCTGAGATAGTGTCCAGGATTGAGCCGGTCCAGACCTACGTCGATCCTGACGCTGCTGAGG CGGGGGACGAGTCGGACTGTCTGACGGAATATGAGGAGGACGGGATGGACACggtgagagaagaggaggaggaggaagaagaggaggaggaggaagagggggaacaGGAACTCGATGACCTCTCCCCGGGAGAGTGGGGTCAGAACGGAGTCTTCCAGGCG GATGAGAAGTCAGTCCGCCAGCGGAGGAAAACAGAAGGTGAAGCCAACACCTACTCCGAGCTCTCCGACTgctga
- the LOC109909493 gene encoding neuropathy target esterase isoform X1: MGQSTSEQEGQEHADAPLEEGFNNIKAFVEEELQTSMMMGMVIGAGIAIILIAILIFFMLRRIQLRNLQAQEAPKYRFRKRDKVMFYGRKIMRKVSQSTSSLVGTASSSRPRLKKKQKMLNIAKKILRFKKEVPTLVAKEPPPSVLEADLTEFDVANSHLPSEVLYMLKNVRVLGHFEKPLFLELCKHMVFLQFQQGEYVFRPGQPDSSIYVVQDGKLELCLTGMDGKDGVVKEVYPGDSVHSLLSILDVITGHQKPYRTVSARAAEVSTVLRLPVEAFLSIFEKYPESLVRVVQIIMVRLQRVTVLALHNYLGLTNELFSHEMQLLRLLPLSPHPVPRTSPQRHGKRFGSLTVPAEDREAAVKDASDPGKDGATVPPTLSRTISMPVDIAGMQKNLRSDFDMAYERGRISVSAEDGNTPPTYTRDQRERRVTVDEVPSGVYLYPEEEGGPDNQFSPGPGPVPGRPSPALFEEALKELLKLMRIEDPALLNGRVTLHHAKAGTVLARQGDQDVSLHFILSGCLHVYQRMIDKQDAVCLFVTQPGEMVGQLAVLTGEPLIFTIKANRDCTFLKISKSDFYEIMREQPSVVLSAAHTVAIRMSPFVRQMDFAIDWMAVEAGRALYRQEDQSDCTYIVLNGRLRSVIRKANGKKELVGEYGRGDLIGVVEALTRQPRATTVHAVRDTELVKLPEGTLNNIKRRYPQVVTRLIHLLGQKILGNLQQARGPFSGSALGRSSVASSPDVTNPASNLSTVAVLPICDEVPINAFNLELSHALSAIGPALLLTSDIIRERLGASALDSIHEYRLSGWLAQQEDINRIVLYQTDSSMTPWTQRCIRQADCILIVGLGEQEPALGQLEQMLENTAVRALKQLVLLHKEDGSGPSRTVEWLNMRSWCSGHLHLRCPRRVFSRRSPSKLDEDSCKESSDDVREVYEKVFEKTADRHSDFSRLARVLTGNSIAVVLGGGGARGCSHVGVIKAMEEAGIPIDIVGGTSIGSFIGALYAEERSAVRTKQRAREWSKAMNSVFKTILDLTYPITSMFTGAAFNTSISKVFQDKQAEDLWLPYFNVTTDITASAMRVHQDGSLWRYVRASASYTPYLPPLCDPKDGHLLVDGCYVNNVPGSLWRYVRASMTLSGYLPPLCDPKDGNLLMDGGYINNLPADIARNMGAKTVIAIDVGSQDETDLCNYGDSLSGWWLLWKRINPWAEKVKVPDMAEIQSRLAYVSCVRQLEVVKKSAYCEYIRPPIDRFKTMDFGKFDEIYDVGYQHGKLLFTGWARGDIIDNMLKDHRSADYNDSKTKTDSYTCPGSDFTDLAEIVSRIEPVQTYVDPDAAEAGDESDCLTEYEEDGMDTVREEEEEEEEEEEEEGEQELDDLSPGEWGQNGVFQADEKSVRQRRKTEGEANTYSELSDC, translated from the exons ATGGGACAGAGCACCTCGGAACAAGAGGGCCAAGAACATGCAGATGCCCCTCtggaa GAAGGGTTTAATAACATCAAGGCGTTTGTGGAGGAAGAGCTACAGACGAGCATG atgatGGGGATGGTGATTGGTGCGGGCATCGCCATAATCCTCATCGCCATCCTCATCTTCTTCATGCTGCGGAGGATCCAGCTCAGAA ACCTGCAAGCCCAGGAGGCCCCCAAGTATCGATTCCGCAAGAGGGACAAGGTCATGTTCTATGGGCGAAAGATCATGCGCAAG GTGTCCCAGTCCACCTCTTCCCTGGTGGGCACAGCCTCCTCCTCGCGCCCACGACTCAAAAAGAAGCAGAAAATGCTCAACATTGCCAAAAA gatTCTGCGTTTTAAGAAGGAGGTGCCCACCCTGGTAGCTAAGGAGCCCCCTCCCTCAGTGCTGGAGGCGGACCTTACAGAGTTTGACGTGGCCAACTCCCACCTGCCCTCCGAGGTGCTCTACATGCTCAAGAACGTCCG TGTGCTGGGCCACTTTGAGAAGCCTCTGTTCCTGGAGCTGTGTAAACACATGGTGTTCCTGCAGTTTCAACAGGGAGAGTACGTCTTCAGACCGGGCCAGCCTGACAGCAGCATCTACGTGGTGCAGGACGGAAAACTAGAACTGTGCCTTACTGGAATG GATGGCAAGGACGGTGTGGTGAAGGAGGTGTACCCCGGAGACAGTGTCCACAGCCTCCTCAGCATCCTGGACGTCATCACC GGACACCAGAAGCCGTACAGGACGGTGTCGGCGCGGGCGGCTGAGGTGTCCACCGTACTGCGTCTACCTGTCGAGGCCTTCCTCTCCATCTTCGAGAAGTACCCTGAGAGCCTGGTGCGGGTTGTCCAG ATCATCATGGTTCGTCTCCAAAGAGTAACAGTTCTGGCGCTGCACAACTACCTAGGGCTCACCAACGAGCTCTTTAGCCAC GAGATGCAGCTCCTGCGCCTGCTGCCCCTGTCCCCCCACCCTGTGCCCCGCACCAGCCCCCAGCGCCACGGCAAGCGTTTCGGGAGCCTGACCGTGCCCGCGGAGGACCGCGAGGCCGCCGTGAAGGACGCATCAGATCCTGGGAAGGATGGAGCCACAGTCCCACCAACCCTCAGCAGGACCATCTCCATGCCTGTAGACATCGCCG GCATGCAGAAGAATCTGCGGTCGGATTTCGACATGGCCTACGAGAGAGGACGGATCTCAGTTTCCGCTGAGGACGGCAACACGCCACCCACCTATACACGG GATCAGCGGGAGAGGAGGGTGACCGTAGACGAGGTGCCGTCGGGGGTTTACCTGTACCCCGAGGAGGAGGGGGGTCCGGACAATCAGTTCTCACCAGGACCAGGGCCCGTCCCCGGTCGCCCCAGCCCTGCCCTGTTCGAGGAGGCCCTGAAGGAGCTCCTCAAACTCATGAGGATAGAG GACCCCGCTCTGCTGAATGGGAGAGTGACTCTGCACCATGCCAAGGCAGGAACCGTGCTGGCTAGACAAGGAGACCAG gaTGTGAGTCTCCACTTTATCCTGTCCGGCTGTCTCCACGTGTACCAGCGGATGATCGACAAGCAGGATGCGGTGTGTCTGTTTGTCACCCAGCCGGGTGAGATGGTGGGCCAGCTGGCTGTGTTGACTGGAGAACCCCTCATCTTCACCATCAAGGCCAACAGAGACTGCACCTTCCTCAAGATCTCCAAGTCTGACTTCTATGA GATCATGAGGGAACAGCCCAGTGTGGTTCTGAGTGCAGCCCACACCGTAGCCATCCGCATGTCCCCCTTCGTCAGACAGATGGACTTCGCCATAGACTGGATGGCTGTGGAGGCCGGCAGAGCCCTCTATAG GCAGGAAGACCAGTCGGACTGCACCTACATAGTTCTGAACGGACGTCTACGTTCTGTTATACGTAAAGCTAACGGGAAGAAGGAGCTGGTAGGAGAGTACGGTCGAGGAGACCTCATAGGAGTG GTTGAGGCTCTGACCCGACAGCCCAGAGCCACCACGGTCCACGCggtcagagacacagagctgGTCAAGCTACCAGAGGGAACGCTCAACAACATCAAGAGGAGGTACCCACAGGTGGTCACCAGGTTGATCCACCTGCTGGGACAGAAGATCCTGGGGAACCTGCAACAGGCCCGCGGACCattctcag gttctGCCCTCGGCCGGTCCAGCGTAGCGTCCAGCCCTGACGTCACCAACCCGGCCAGTAACCTGTCCACTGTGGCCGTACTGCCCATCTGTGACGAGGTGCCAATCAACGCCTTCAACCTGGAGCTCAGCCACGCCCTCAGCGCCATAG GACCTGCCCTGCTGCTGACCAGTGACATCATCAGAGAGCGACTGGGGGCCTCCGCTCTGGATAG TATCCACGAGTAccgtctgtctggctggctggcccaGCAGGAGGACATCAACAGGATAGTCCtgtaccagacagacagcagtatGACTCCCTGGACCCAGCGCTGCATCAGACAGGCTGACTGCATCCTCATCGTGGGCCTGGGGGAACAGGAACCTGCGCTGGGACAG TTAGAGCAGATGTTGGAGAACACTGCGGTGAGGGCCCTGAAACAGCTGGTGCTGCTCCATAAAGAGGACGGCTCGGGGCCCTCCAGGACCGTAGAGTGGCTCAACATGAGGAGCTGGTGCTCCGGACACCTCCACCTCCGCTGCCCCCGCCGGGTCTTCTCACGACGCAGCCCCTCAAAACTG GATGAGGACAGTTGTAAAGAGAGCTCTGACGATGTG agggaggtgtatgAGAAGGTGTTTGAGAAGACAGCGGACAGACACAGTGATTTCTCTCGGCTGGCCCGGGTACTGACTGGGAACAGCATCGCTGTGGtgctaggaggaggaggagccag AGGCTGCTCCCATGTGGGAGTGATCAAGGCCATGGAGGAGGCAGGGATTCCCATCGACATCGTGGGCGGGACGTCCATCGGGTCGTTCATCGGGGCGCTGTACGCCGAGGAGAGGAGTGCGGTGCGCACCAAGCAGAGAGCCCGCGAGTGGTCCAAG gcGATGAACTCCGTATTCAAAACCATCCTTGACCTGACCTATCCCATCACCTCAATGTTCACTGGTGCCGCCTTCAACACCAGCATCTCCAAAGTGTTCCAGGACAAGCAGGCTGAG GACCTGTGGTTGCCCTACTTCAACGTGACTACTGACATCACGGCGTCCGCCATGCGTGTGCACCAAGACG GCTCGCTGTGGCGCTATGTTAGAGCGAGTGCCTCCTACACCCCCTATTTACCTCCCCTCTGCGACCCCAAGGATGGCCACCTGCTTGTGGATGGTTGCTATGTTAACAATGTCCCAG GGTCACTGTGGCGCTATGTGAGGGCGAGCATGACCCTCTCagggtacctgccgcccctctgcgACCCCAAAGATGGCAACTTGCTTATGGACGGGGGCTACATCAACAACCTGCCAG CGGACATCGCGAGGAACATGGGCGCCAAGACTGTCATCGCCATCGACGTAGGTAGCCAGGACGAGACGGACCTCTGTAACTACGGCGACAGCCTGTCGGGCTGGTGGTTGCTGTGGAAACGAATCAACCCCTGGGCAGAGAAAGTGAAG GTTCCAGACATGGCAGAGATCCAGTCCAGGCTGGCCTATGTGTCGTGTGTACGTCAGCTGGAAGTGGTTAAGAAGAGTGCCTACTGTGAGTACATCAGACCACCCATCGACCGCTTCAAGACAATGGACTTCGGCAAGTTTGACGAGATCTAC gATGTGGGCTACCAGCACGGCAAGCTGCTCTTTACCGGATGGGCCCGTGGTGACATCATCGACAACATGCTCAAGGACCACCGCTCGGCAGACTACAATGACAGCAAGACCAAGACGGAC TCCTATACGTGTCCAGGGTCAGACTTCACTGACCTGGCTGAGATAGTGTCCAGGATTGAGCCGGTCCAGACCTACGTCGATCCTGACGCTGCTGAGG CGGGGGACGAGTCGGACTGTCTGACGGAATATGAGGAGGACGGGATGGACACggtgagagaagaggaggaggaggaagaagaggaggaggaggaagagggggaacaGGAACTCGATGACCTCTCCCCGGGAGAGTGGGGTCAGAACGGAGTCTTCCAGGCG GATGAGAAGTCAGTCCGCCAGCGGAGGAAAACAGAAGGTGAAGCCAACACCTACTCCGAGCTCTCCGACTgctga